A genome region from Crossiella equi includes the following:
- a CDS encoding HSP90 family protein, whose translation MTHTFGVDLRGVIDLLSHHLYRSPRVYLRELLQNAVDATTARTALGHAFTPAVHLEAADGVLRITDNGIGLSEEEVHSLLATLGRTSKRDELGFVRSGLLGQFGVGLLSCFMVAREIKVTSRSAHGGTAVVWTAQCDGSYRVEADPRAEVEVGTVLELRAGRDNAHWFEPELVDALAREFGELLPVPVTVGPATVTGDGLPWTPRSGESAAEHRERLVGYCESVLGFTPFDVLPLDVPAAGLTGAAFVLPAGTHPGVRQAHRVYLRRMLVGTAVEGLLPDWAYFVRCVVDTTALRPTASREALYEDEALLAVREALGRQLRDWVIRLGATEPGRAGALLSAHQLGLKAMALTDDELLRLVERWLPFETTEGVVSLRQFRRKYGSVLYTTDVDEFRQLAAVAEAQGLGLVNAGYAYDAELMGRLVETEGKMAARRVLPSELLASLGAPDPDIEQELLAAVERADAVLARHDCEPVLCDFDPISLPALLITDPELARDADVAQLRTEADPLWADLLGQLGGAAPGATHRLVLNCRNPLVRRIGTVGEDLARLAIESLYVHALLQSRRPLRPKDTAALNRSFLDLLDRAVHSEG comes from the coding sequence GTGACGCACACCTTCGGTGTCGACCTGCGCGGCGTCATCGACCTGCTCAGCCACCACCTGTACCGCAGTCCGCGCGTCTACCTGCGGGAACTGTTGCAGAACGCGGTGGACGCGACCACCGCACGCACGGCGCTGGGCCACGCCTTCACCCCGGCGGTGCACCTGGAGGCCGCCGACGGCGTGCTGCGGATCACCGACAACGGCATCGGCCTGTCTGAAGAAGAGGTGCACTCGCTGCTGGCCACGCTCGGGCGCACCTCCAAGCGCGACGAGCTCGGCTTCGTCCGGTCCGGGCTGCTCGGCCAGTTCGGTGTGGGGCTTTTGTCCTGTTTCATGGTGGCGCGGGAGATCAAGGTGACCTCGCGCTCGGCCCACGGCGGCACGGCGGTGGTCTGGACGGCGCAGTGCGACGGCTCCTACCGGGTGGAGGCCGACCCGCGTGCCGAGGTCGAGGTGGGCACCGTGCTGGAGCTGCGCGCGGGCCGGGACAACGCGCACTGGTTCGAACCGGAGCTGGTGGACGCGCTGGCCAGGGAGTTCGGCGAGCTGCTGCCGGTACCGGTGACGGTCGGGCCCGCCACGGTCACCGGCGACGGGCTGCCCTGGACGCCGCGGTCCGGGGAGAGCGCCGCCGAGCACCGGGAGCGCCTGGTCGGCTACTGCGAGTCCGTGCTGGGTTTCACCCCGTTCGACGTGCTGCCGCTGGACGTGCCCGCGGCCGGGCTGACCGGGGCGGCGTTCGTGCTGCCCGCGGGCACGCACCCGGGCGTGCGGCAGGCGCACCGCGTCTACCTGCGGCGGATGCTGGTGGGCACCGCGGTGGAGGGGCTGCTGCCGGACTGGGCGTACTTCGTGCGCTGCGTGGTGGACACCACCGCGCTGCGGCCCACCGCCAGCCGGGAGGCGCTCTACGAGGACGAGGCACTGCTCGCGGTGCGGGAGGCGCTGGGCCGCCAGCTGCGGGACTGGGTGATCCGGCTGGGCGCCACCGAGCCCGGGCGGGCCGGGGCGCTGCTGTCCGCGCACCAGCTGGGCCTCAAGGCCATGGCGCTGACCGACGACGAGCTGCTGCGGCTGGTCGAGCGGTGGCTGCCGTTCGAGACCACCGAGGGCGTGGTCAGCCTGCGGCAGTTCCGGCGCAAGTACGGCAGTGTGCTCTACACCACCGACGTCGACGAGTTCCGCCAGCTGGCCGCGGTGGCCGAGGCGCAGGGGCTCGGTCTGGTCAACGCCGGATACGCCTACGACGCGGAACTGATGGGCCGTCTGGTGGAGACCGAGGGCAAGATGGCCGCCCGCCGTGTGCTGCCCAGTGAGCTGCTGGCCAGCCTGGGCGCGCCCGACCCGGACATCGAGCAGGAGCTGCTCGCGGCGGTGGAGCGGGCGGACGCGGTGCTGGCCCGGCACGACTGCGAGCCGGTGCTGTGCGACTTCGACCCGATCTCGCTGCCCGCGCTGCTGATCACCGATCCGGAGCTGGCCCGGGACGCCGATGTGGCGCAACTCCGCACTGAGGCTGATCCGCTGTGGGCCGATCTCCTGGGACAGTTGGGTGGTGCGGCACCGGGGGCGACGCACCGGCTGGTGCTGAACTGCCGCAACCCCCTGGTGCGGCGGATCGGCACGGTCGGGGAGGACCTGGCGCGGCTGGCGATCGAGTCGCTGTACGTGCACGCGTTGTTGCAGTCGCGGCGCCCGCTGCGGCCCAAGGACACCGCGGCGTTGAACAGGTCGTTCCTGGACCTGCTCGACCGGGCCGTGCACAGCGAGGGCTGA